The following proteins are encoded in a genomic region of Prochlorococcus marinus XMU1408:
- a CDS encoding chromophore lyase CpcT/CpeT, with protein sequence MKNKCILEFAKIISGIFSNKEQALDNPKKFAHIQIHIRPLYFKTYKCYAFYSEQRYQHDIWNPYRQSINKLSQEKEFFILSNYKIQDKERFTGGALDISILNEISKYKLDKKSGCSMHFRETNPGNFSGNLEPGNKCYIKNEKDQTYVKSKVILNKNNLISEDSGHEIETDKKVWGSSFGPLIFKRIENFDYFIDRNWK encoded by the coding sequence ATGAAAAATAAATGTATATTAGAATTCGCCAAAATAATTTCAGGCATATTTAGCAATAAGGAACAAGCTTTAGATAACCCAAAAAAATTTGCACATATTCAAATACATATCAGGCCATTATATTTTAAAACTTATAAATGTTATGCATTTTATTCAGAGCAAAGATATCAGCATGATATATGGAACCCATACAGACAGTCTATAAATAAATTATCACAAGAAAAAGAATTTTTTATTTTAAGTAATTATAAAATACAGGATAAAGAAAGATTTACGGGTGGTGCTTTAGATATATCTATTTTAAATGAAATATCTAAATATAAATTAGATAAGAAGTCAGGATGCTCTATGCATTTTAGAGAAACAAATCCAGGAAATTTCTCAGGAAATCTAGAACCAGGTAACAAATGCTATATAAAAAACGAGAAAGACCAAACTTATGTCAAAAGCAAAGTGATATTAAATAAGAATAATCTTATTTCTGAGGATTCTGGACATGAAATAGAAACTGATAAAAAAGTTTGGGGATCAAGCTTTGGACCATTAATATTTAAAAGAATAGAAAATTTTGATTATTTTATTGATAGGAATTGGAAATAA